A region of Sugiyamaella lignohabitans strain CBS 10342 chromosome A, complete sequence DNA encodes the following proteins:
- the BOR1 gene encoding Bor1p (Boron efflux transporter of the plasma membrane; binds HCO3-, I-, Br-, NO3- and Cl-; has similarity to the characterized boron efflux transporter A. thaliana BOR1; GO_component: GO:0000324 - fungal-type vacuole [Evidence IDA] [PMID 16565073]; GO_component: GO:0016021 - integral component of membrane [Evidence IEA,IEA]; GO_component: GO:0016021 - integral component of membrane [Evidence ISM] [PMID 11401825]; GO_component: GO:0016021 - integral component of membrane [Evidence ISM] [PMID 12192589]; GO_component: GO:0016020 - membrane [Evidence IEA,IEA]; GO_component: GO:0005886 - plasma membrane [Evidence IEA,IEA]; GO_component: GO:0005886 - plasma membrane [Evidence IDA] [PMID 11401825]; GO_component: GO:0005886 - plasma membrane [Evidence IDA] [PMID 12447444]; GO_component: GO:0005774 - vacuolar membrane [Evidence IEA]; GO_component: GO:0005773 - vacuole [Evidence IEA]; GO_function: GO:0015301 - anion:anion antiporter activity [Evidence IEA]; GO_function: GO:0080139 - borate efflux transmembrane transporter activity [Evidence IMP,ISA] [PMID 12447444]; GO_function: GO:0080139 - borate efflux transmembrane transporter activity [Evidence IMP] [PMID 16923078]; GO_function: GO:0080139 - borate efflux transmembrane transporter activity [Evidence IDA,IMP] [PMID 17459946]; GO_function: GO:0005452 - inorganic anion exchanger activity [Evidence IEA]; GO_process: GO:0006820 - anion transport [Evidence IEA]; GO_process: GO:0046713 - borate transport [Evidence IMP,ISA] [PMID 12447444]; GO_process: GO:0046713 - borate transport [Evidence IMP] [PMID 16923078]; GO_process: GO:0046713 - borate transport [Evidence IDA,IMP] [PMID 17459946]; GO_process: GO:0006811 - ion transport [Evidence IEA]; GO_process: GO:0006623 - protein targeting to vacuole [Evidence IMP] [PMID 16565073]; GO_process: GO:0006810 - transport [Evidence IEA]) has translation MMGSSGDERSSQNRNVGLARFIRGTIGSPFKGIIHDIKGRLPYYLSDWTDGWNYRVIPSITYMYFTNILPAIAFAQDMFDKTNNSYGVNEVLLASAMGGIVFGLFAGQPLCIVGVTGPVAIFNYTVYEIVNPKGIPYFPFMAWVYLWSMVMHFIIAALNWVNGLRYVTRFSCDMFGFFISVVYIQKGVQMLMREFDHSNGDVETTAIKAYLAIVIALLVMVFGMISIIIGEYSKLFKHSLRKFFSDYGLPLTVVFFSGFAFFPGRLKDAHLNRLNITESFVPTAISGGRTHGWFIHFWDINVGDVFLAIPFALLLTSLFYFDHNVSSLICQGSEFPLKKPASFHWDFFLLGITTGLAGILGIPAPNGLIPQAPLHTMSLCVWKYRRENENLENACVWKNQEENGTTSSVCVWKCLPEDGCGHKSDESNNNSLCEMRNDHARNGIETDCQMRLADSDRSGSDESKSGSCSPLPISTKLQPYIASVVEQRVSNLVQGLLILGTMSGPLLVVLGLLPKGVLAGLFWMMGLSGLMGNGVTAKLKYIFSDEEHIDPKDPLNKVRKKYLYLFVIVACLGAAGEVAITDTIAAVGFPAILIGLVGVGKLLPKIIPEPDMSILDGPTGSEFILRNLSSASWSANNENHEEVLPTANNDAGVELQRLEEGQHQRQDMLRRRSSHSGREVSIN, from the coding sequence ATGATGGGGTCTTCAGGAGACGAACGTTCATCACAGAACCGCAATGTCGGTCTTGCTAGATTCATACGAGGTACTATAGGATCTCCGTTCAAGGGCATCATCCATGATATAAAAGGAAGACTACCATATTACCTGTCCGACTGGACAGATGGCTGGAATTACCGAGTCATACCGTCTATTACCTATATGTATTTTACAAATATTTTACCGGCGATAGCGTTTGCTCAGGATATGTTTGATAAAACCAACAATTCATATGGTGTTAATGAAGTACTATTGGCATCTGCCATGGGCGGTATAGTATTTGGTTTATTTGCAGGCCAGCCATTATGTATAGTGGGTGTTACTGGACCGGTTGCAATTTTTAATTACACAGTCTACGAAATCGTCAATCCCAAAGGAATACCATATTTTCCATTCATGGCATGGGTTTATCTTTGGTCCATGGTCATGCATTTCATCATTGCTGCTCTTAACTGGGTTAATGGTCTGAGATATGTGACGAGGTTTTCCTGTGACatgtttggattttttATTAGTGTTGTTTATATCCAAAAGGGTGTACAAATGTTGATGCGAGAATTTGATCACAGCAATGGTGATGTCGAAACCACTGCTATCAAGGCGTATCTTGCTATAGTGATTGCTCTGCTAGTAATGGTATTTGGCATGATCTCAATAATAATTGGTGAGTACTCGAAATTATTTAAACACTCGCTGCGTAAATTCTTTTCTGACTATGGATTACCATTGACAGTGGTCTTTTTTAGTGGGTTCGCATTTTTCCCTGGTCGTCTCAAAGATGCTCACTTGAACAGACTCAACATTACCGAAAGTTTTGTGCCTACTGCGATATCTGGAGGTCGTACCCATGGTTGGTTCATTCATTTCTGGGATATCAATGTCGGTGATGTGTTCCTCGCCATACCATTTgcattattattaacatCACTTTTCTACTTTGATCATAATGTGTCTTCACTTATATGTCAGGGCTCCGAATTCCCTCTCAAGAAGCCAGCCTCGTTTCACTGGgacttttttcttcttggaaTAACAACTGGCTTGGCAGGTATTCTTGGTATCCCAGCACCCAACGGCCTTATTCCACAGGCTCCACTGCATACAATGAGTCTTTGCGTATGGAAATATAGACGGGAAAACGAGAATCTGGAGAATGCTTGTGTATGGAAGAACCAGGAAGAAAATGGAACTACCTCGAGTGTCTGTGTATGGAAGTGCCTGCCGGAAGATGGATGTGGCCACAAAAGTGATGagagcaacaacaacagtttGTGTGAGATGAGAAATGATCATGCCAGGAATGGAATAGAAACGGATTGTCAAATGCGGTTGGCTGATAGTGATAGAAGCGGAAGCGACGAAAGCAAAAGTGGCTCATGTAGTCCCCTTCCTATTTCAACTAAACTACAGCCCTATATTGCAAGTGTTGTGGAACAAAGAGTAAGCAATCTTGTTCAAGGACTACTCATTCTCGGTACAATGTCTGGTCCACTTCTTGTAGTTCTTGGTTTATTACCCAAGGGAGTTCTTGCAGGACTATTCTGGATGATGGGTTTATCTGGACTAATGGGAAATGGTGTGACGGCCAAACTCAAGTATATTTTCAGTGATGAAGAGCATATCGATCCCAAGGATCCACTAAACAAGGTTCGGAAAAAGTATTTATATCTATTTGTGATAGTAGCATGCttgggtgctgctggtgaagttgcAATTACAGACACCATAGCTGCGGTGGGATTTCCTGCTATATTGATTGGTCTTGTTGGAGTAGGTAAATTGCTGCCGAAAATAATTCCTGAACCAGACATGTCAATCTTGGATGGACCTACGGGCTCGGAATTTATTCTAAGGAATCTTTCATCCGCATCCTGGTCAGCAAACAATGAGAACCATGAGGAAGTTCTTCCTACGGCGAATAACGATGCGGGTGTTGAGCTTCAACGACTTGAAGAGGGCCAACATCAGAGGCAAGACATGCTTCGTAGACGCAGCAGCCATAGTGGTAGAGAAGTAAGcattaattaa
- the GUP1 gene encoding Gup1p (Plasma membrane protein involved in remodeling GPI anchors; member of the MBOAT family of putative membrane-bound O-acyltransferases; role in misfolded protein quality control; proposed to be involved in glycerol transport; GUP1 has a paralog, GUP2, that arose from the whole genome duplication; GO_component: GO:0005783 - endoplasmic reticulum [Evidence IDA] [PMID 15813700]; GO_component: GO:0016021 - integral component of membrane [Evidence IEA]; GO_component: GO:0016021 - integral component of membrane [Evidence ISM] [PMID 12192589]; GO_component: GO:0016020 - membrane [Evidence IEA,IEA]; GO_component: GO:0016020 - membrane [Evidence IDA,ISS] [PMID 10931309]; GO_component: GO:0005886 - plasma membrane [Evidence IDA] [PMID 15813700]; GO_function: GO:0008374 - O-acyltransferase activity [Evidence IMP] [PMID 16597698]; GO_function: GO:0008374 - O-acyltransferase activity [Evidence IMP] [PMID 18036137]; GO_function: GO:0015293 - symporter activity [Evidence IEA]; GO_process: GO:0006506 - GPI anchor biosynthetic process [Evidence IMP] [PMID 16597698]; GO_process: GO:0019563 - glycerol catabolic process [Evidence IGI,IMP] [PMID 10747858]; GO_process: GO:0015793 - glycerol transport [Evidence IGI,IMP] [PMID 10931309]; GO_process: GO:0055085 - transmembrane transport [Evidence IEA]; GO_process: GO:0006810 - transport [Evidence IEA]) produces the protein MVSYNIDYLEAKRRPSSPPLKKNNGSTSSKESAGGTVNTPPSVTERERVETSRPMEEYNWLNYVAYTTYAPLYLAGPILTFNDFMFQSRTTLVYSINFKRISMYAIRFAFCLLTMEVLLHYTYVVAISQTRAWTGDTPFQISMIALFNLNVIWLKLLLPWRLFRLWAMLDRIDPPENMVRCVNNNYSAILFWRSWHRSFNRWIIRYVYIPLGGSKRTLLNSLIVFMFVAIWHDIQLRLLLWGWLVVLFILPEVLASLLFPAKKWGSNSIYRHLCAIGGVANVWMMMIANLVGFCVGLDGVSEMLHDMIYTADGIKYVILSSLALFVGLQAMFEFREREKRMGINLRC, from the coding sequence ATGGTCAGTTACAACATTGATTATTTAGAGGCCAAACGACGTCCATCCAGTCCACCActaaagaaaaataatggGTCGACGTCTAGCAAAGAAAGCGCTGGTGGTACAGTAAATACCCCACCGAGTGTCACTGAACGTGAAAGAGTAGAAACGAGTCGTCCTATGGAGGAATACAATTGGTTGAATTACGTGGCTTATACCACCTATGCTCCATTATACCTGGCAGGACCGATATTGACATTTAATGATTTCATGTTTCAATCCCGAACAACTTTGGTATACTCGATTAATTTCAAGAGGATCTCGATGTATGCTATTCGATTTGCATTTTGTCTGCTGACAATGGAAGTTTTACTTCATTATACATATGTAGTGGCCATTTCGCAGACTAGAGCTTGGACTGGAGATACTCCATTCCAGATTAGTATGATTGCATTGTTCAATTTGAACGTAATCTGGCTCAAACTGCTTTTGCCCTGGAGATTATTCCGTTTGTGGGCTATGCTTGATAGGATCGATCCTCCTGAGAACATGGTTCGGTGTGTGAATAATAACTATTCAGCTATATTGTTCTGGAGATCATGGCACCGTTCTTTCAACCGATGGATTATCAGGTACGTTTATATTCCTTTAGGAGGATCTAAGCGAACGCTGCTCAACTCGCTTATTGTTTTCATGTTTGTAGCTATCTGGCACGACATTCAACTGCGTTTACTTCTGTGGGGCTGGCTAGttgtattatttattttaccAGAAGTACTTGCCAGCTTATTGTTTCCAGCCAAGAAATGGGGCTCGAATTCTATTTACCGACATTTGTGTGCTATCGGAGGTGTTGCTAATGtatggatgatgatgatagcTAACTTGGTTGGATTCTGTGTTGGCCTGGACGGTGTTAGCGAGATGCTCCACGATATGATCTACACAGCAGATGGAATCAAGTATGTGATATTATCATCGCTGGCGCTATTTGTTGGTCTTCAAGCCATGTTTGAGTTCCGTGAACGTGAAAAGCGCATGGGCATCAATCTCCGCTGTTAG
- the TGL1 gene encoding Tgl1p (Steryl ester hydrolase; one of three gene products (Yeh1p, Yeh2p, Tgl1p) responsible for steryl ester hydrolase activity and involved in sterol homeostasis; localized to lipid particle membranes; GO_component: GO:0016021 - integral component of membrane [Evidence IEA]; GO_component: GO:0016021 - integral component of membrane [Evidence IDA] [PMID 15713625]; GO_component: GO:0005811 - lipid particle [Evidence IEA,IEA]; GO_component: GO:0005811 - lipid particle [Evidence IDA] [PMID 10515935]; GO_component: GO:0005811 - lipid particle [Evidence IDA] [PMID 15713625]; GO_component: GO:0005811 - lipid particle [Evidence IDA] [PMID 24868093]; GO_component: GO:0016020 - membrane [Evidence IEA,IEA]; GO_function: GO:0016787 - hydrolase activity [Evidence IEA]; GO_function: GO:0016298 - lipase activity [Evidence ISS] [PMID 1574929]; GO_function: GO:0004771 - sterol esterase activity [Evidence IEA]; GO_function: GO:0004771 - sterol esterase activity [Evidence IDA] [PMID 15713625]; GO_process: GO:0044255 - cellular lipid metabolic process [Evidence IMP] [PMID 10515935]; GO_process: GO:0016042 - lipid catabolic process [Evidence IEA]; GO_process: GO:0006629 - lipid metabolic process [Evidence IEA,IEA]; GO_process: GO:0016125 - sterol metabolic process [Evidence IMP] [PMID 15713625]), giving the protein MFRRLTQSILSVVPSQGSEALNSEPGLRRLVMKVAQAPGFVEMCAIFGYDAEEHIVRTSDGYLLGIHRIGGPKGSNWRQRTNACKNCWGVEGFEESVGAGSRRSSTNTTASSPDSPDQNSNGNGNNSFKRPVVYLHHGLMMNSEVWVSVTDASKSLPFVLADMGYDVWLGNNRGNKYSKKHVFRNPSDREFWDFCIDDFALYDIPDTVDYILNVVKQDDLTYIGFSQGSAQGFASLSINPTLNSKIRLFVALAPAMAPPGLGNRIVDSLVRASPSIIYLFFGRQALLKSTTFWQSIMFPPLFVRTIDAALRLLFNWQAKNITYAQKLAAYSHLYSYTSVKSVVHWFQIIRSARFHMYDDEIYNPLVETYHENSFYRVAPFPTQNIVAPIVLIYGKSDSLVSINAMLAELPTATAHVGISHYEHLDLIWADSVDTLVFPYIFSALRRTGTATLALPASPYPQSKQLQRRKSQDLRHKSKPLPISHHTHRHQSQSGSIRQMSNSTSYLPPLTSPTRQKSPPVGVFFKPSTSPTSAASLRPSQTALSDSESDIVEKLSEELYTNI; this is encoded by the coding sequence ATGTTCAGAAGATTAACTCAGTCCATTTTATCGGTGGTTCCGAGTCAAGGCTCAGAAGCGTTAAATTCAGAACCGGGACTAAGAAGATTGGTCATGAAAGTGGCGCAGGCCCCGGGGTTCGTTGAAATGTGTGCGATATTCGGGTACGACGCAGAAGAACATATTGTTCGTACTTCAGATGGGTATCTTCTAGGAATTCATCGCATTGGAGGACCTAAAGGTTCGAATTGGAGACAGCGGACAAATGCTTGTAAAAACTGCTGGGGTGTAGAGGGTTTTGAAGAGTCGGTAGGAGCAGGATCCCGTCGGTCTAGCACCAACacaacagcatcttcaCCCGACTCACCAGACCAAAATAgcaatggaaatggaaataaTAGCTTCAAACGACCAGTGGTGTATCTTCATCATGGTCTTATGATGAATAGTGAAGTATGGGTCTCTGTTACAGATGCATCTAAATCGCTGCCATTCGTGCTGGCTGATATGGGATACGATGTCTGGCTCGGAAACAATCGAGGTAATAAGTACTCTAAAAAACATGTGTTTCGAAACCCTTCAGATCGAGAGTTTTGGGACTTTTGtattgatgattttgctTTATATGATATTCCCGATACTGTGGATTACATTCTAAATGTTGTTAAGCAAGACGATTTGACGTATATCGGGTTCTCTCAAGGAAGTGCTCAAGGATTTGCTTcattatcaatcaatccGACTTTAAACAGTAAAATCAGGTTATTTGTAGCACTTGCACCTGCTATGGCACCTCCAGGACTAGGAAACAGAATTGTAGACTCGCTGGTCAGAGCCTCTCCTTCTATTATCTACCTGTTCTTTGGACGACAAGCACTTCTCAAAAGCACTACATTCTGGCAATCTATTATGTTTCCACCGTTGTTTGTCCGCACTATTGACGCAGCACTGCGACTTCTGTTTAATTGGCAAGCCAAAAACATCACCTACGCCCAGAAACTAGCTGCTTATTCGCATTTGTATTCATATACCAGTGTCAAAAGTGTAGTACACTGGTTTCAGATTATTCGTAGTGCACGATTTCACATGTACGACGATGAGATATATAATCCTCTCGTCGAAACATACCATGAGAACAGTTTCTACCGAGTGGCCCCGTTTCCGACTCAGAATATCGTCGCTCCAATTGTGCTCATTTATGGCAAATCCGACTCTCTTGTATCCATCAACGCCATGCTAGCAGAGTTGCCAACTGCCACTGCTCATGTTGGAATCAGTCACTACGAGCATCTGGATCTGATATGGGCCGATTCCGTCGACACTCTTGTGTTCCCTTACATTTTCTCGGCCTTACGACGAACCGGCACCGCAACTCTGGCATTACCAGCATCGCCATATCCGCAATCGAAACAGCTCCAACGACGGAAGAGCCAGGACTTGAGACACAAAAGTAAACCATTACCGATATCGCACCACACCCATCGCCATCAAAGCCAGTCTGGCTCAATCCGACAGATGAGCAACTCCACCTCGTACCTACCACCACTGACCTCACCCACCCGCCAGAAATCGCCGCCGGTCGgcgtcttcttcaaacCGTCGACCTCACCCACCTCGGCAGCCTCACTTCGTCCCTCACAAACAGCCCTCTCCGACTCCGAAAGCGACATCGTCGAAAAGCTCTCCGAGGAGTTGTACACTAATATCTAA
- the Lipf gene encoding Gastric triacylglycerol lipase, which translates to MESERRPNPPGWVPPKAPYNPYDATDIRPPEGYPSEFKAPGKPRNWSVVPKEPSNYRVVKDTLKRMQYTPRPFSELYPGQYKILRRTDRSKFRSGVKYASVLLSSSVIILGVFFYRWNDGYDNVFSTPYRFQLRMRDKIFGNLTEQQKEDLRGKQRGLVSTGSETPVLMPSGGDDSIAMQRPQRSHIIEAERIRQEREEAILRAVDIAKAALKEEPAKAPAAGSQRKKFLGIF; encoded by the coding sequence ATGGAAAGCGAACGAAGACCGAATCCTCCCGGATGGGTGCCTCCTAAGGCGCCGTATAATCCGTATGATGCCACCGATATTAGACCTCCAGAGGGTTATCCGTCCGAGTTCAAAGCTCCAGGTAAACCCAGAAACTGGAGTGTCGTACCCAAGGAGCCATCAAACTACAGAGTTGTCAAAGACACCCTCAAGAGGATGCAATACACACCGCGTCCATTTAGCGAGTTATATCCTGGTCAATACAAAATTCTGAGGCGAACAGACCGGTCAAAGTTCAGATCAGGCGTCAAATACGCCTCGGTTCTGCTCAGTTCGTCGGTGATAATTCTGGGTGTGTTTTTCTACAGATGGAATGACGGTTACGACAACGTCTTTTCTACGCCGTACCGATTCCAACTTCGAATGCGAGACAAGATTTTCGGAAACTTGACTGAACAGCAGAAGGAAGATTTACGGGGAAAACAAAGAGGCCTTGTGAGCACTGGTTCTGAGACACCTGTGCTGATGCCATCGGGTGGAGATGATAGTATCGCGATGCAACGTCCTCAACGAAGTCACATCATCGAAGCAGAGCGTATTCGTCAAGAGCGAGAAGAGGCTATTCTACGGGCTGTGGATATCGCTAAAGCTGCACTGAAAGAGGAACCAGCGAAAGCGCCAGCTGCTGGGTCACAAAGGAAGAAGTTTCTGGGAATATTTTAA
- the LCL3 gene encoding Lcl3p (hypothetical protein; mutant has long chronological lifespan; has homology to Staphylococcus aureus nuclease; GFP-fusion protein localizes to mitochondria; is induced in response to the DNA-damaging agent MMS; GO_component: GO:0016021 - integral component of membrane [Evidence IEA]; GO_component: GO:0016020 - membrane [Evidence IEA,IEA]; GO_component: GO:0005739 - mitochondrion [Evidence IEA,IEA]; GO_component: GO:0005739 - mitochondrion [Evidence IDA] [PMID 14562095]; GO_function: GO:0004519 - endonuclease activity [Evidence IEA]; GO_function: GO:0016787 - hydrolase activity [Evidence IEA]; GO_function: GO:0016788 - hydrolase activity, acting on ester bonds [Evidence IEA]; GO_function: GO:0046872 - metal ion binding [Evidence IEA]; GO_function: GO:0003674 - molecular_function [Evidence ND]; GO_function: GO:0004518 - nuclease activity [Evidence IEA]; GO_function: GO:0003676 - nucleic acid binding [Evidence IEA]; GO_process: GO:0008150 - biological_process [Evidence ND]; GO_process: GO:0008152 - metabolic process [Evidence IEA,IEA]; GO_process: GO:0090305 - nucleic acid phosphodiester bond hydrolysis [Evidence IEA]) produces MSKRLDSEKKGQKEQDAQSIQPEVSFLSSQVLIPTTILCSTFGLGFYVYRSYLRRIPNSHKIPQSFFRKRSLYGFVTSVGDADNFHFYHTPGGIIGGWGWLRHAPKVNSRGLKGQTIHVRLCGVDAPEAAHFGKPAQPYSAEALDWLRGYVLGRHVRVMPLVNDQYGRTVGQASLWKWNGRRNVSKEMLRQGWAVVYEAKQGAEFNGQEAAFRKLEQASKNRKIGMFRKGTKSLVTPGEYKKKYSNS; encoded by the coding sequence ATGTCCAAGCGATTAGACAGTGAAAAAAAGGGACAAAAAGAGCAGGATGCACAGTCTATTCAGCCTGAGGTGTCATTTTTGTCAAGTCAGGTTTTGATCCCGACGACTATTCTGTGCTCAACATTCGGACTCGGTTTCTACGTGTACAGATCATATTTACGCAGAATCCCCAACTCACACAAGATACCACAGTCATTTTTTCGTAAGAGGTCACTCTATGGGTTCGTGACTTCAGTGGGAGATGCTGATAACTTTCATTTCTATCATACTCCAGGAGGAATAATAGGTGGTTGGGGCTGGTTACGGCATGCTCCAAAAGTCAACAGTCGAGGACTCAAAGGTCAAACTATTCATGTTCGGTTATGTGGTGTTGATGCTCCAGAAGCAGCTCATTTTGGGAAACCCGCTCAACCATATTCAGCAGAGGCTCTTGATTGGTTAAGAGGATATGTCTTGGGAAGACATGTCAGAGTGATGCCACTTGTAAACGATCAATATGGCCGTACAGTGGGACAGGCCAGTTTGTGGAAGTGGAACGGCCGTCGCAATGTCAGTAAAGAAATGTTACGACAGGGTTGGGCTGTTGTTTATGAAGCTAAACAGGGTGCTGAGTTCAATGGTCAAGAAGCAGCGTTTCGCAAACTTGAGCAAGCATCgaaaaacagaaaaattGGCATGTTCCGAAAAGGAACCAAGTCCCTGGTTACTCCAGGCGAatacaagaaaaaataCAGTAATAGTTAG